One genomic region from Conexibacter woesei Iso977N encodes:
- a CDS encoding cupredoxin domain-containing protein has protein sequence MQSPVRLLKLLVSVLALVALTATTASAAVPRIVKEQRHDAVASAFKKAPADLNIPVKDPGPPPGAQVLKYKFGPLRIQPGQNLIDIDVQKERPAVDGWIVGFRPGLIDAKTGRNPPVTEVHLHHAVWLVDLKPTFAAGEEKTNFTAPQGYGWRYSTRQTWMINHMIHDLVAQDHEVYITYTLYFIPDTAPEAANIHQINTQWMDVEGVKPYPVFNAIKGSGTNGKFTFPDQAKNPYPDRPNNPRNQWVVDHDSTLVSTAGHLHPGGLWTDLNVTRNGKTVRIFRSRANYYEPSGATSWDVAMSASAPGWRVHLRKGDILSTNATYDTTRASWYEVMGIMVTGITTDDEGGVDPFTQTVDQTDYLTHGRLKENEDPAATRRVNTAYNDVSTMRQGPFASRVVIKNFTYDPGDLTYPGKQGLPPSVRQGTSLTFVNEDNTATVFHTITACRAPCNKGSGIGFPLANGRGLFDSGELGYGPTLSGNVLGDTGETIPITPVIDTPTAKVHCRGGGPTGLVTIITNGCVGTATWRTPKNLSPGTYTYFCRIHPFMRGAFRVVGTKKVKS, from the coding sequence ATGCAGTCCCCCGTGCGGCTCCTGAAGCTGCTCGTGTCCGTCCTGGCCCTGGTCGCGCTGACCGCCACCACCGCGTCCGCGGCGGTGCCGCGCATCGTCAAGGAGCAGCGTCACGACGCCGTCGCCTCGGCGTTCAAGAAGGCGCCGGCCGACCTGAACATCCCCGTCAAGGACCCCGGCCCGCCGCCCGGCGCCCAGGTTCTGAAGTACAAGTTCGGCCCGCTGAGGATCCAGCCGGGGCAGAACCTCATCGACATCGACGTCCAGAAGGAGCGCCCCGCGGTCGACGGTTGGATCGTCGGCTTCCGGCCCGGCCTGATCGACGCCAAGACCGGCAGGAACCCGCCGGTCACCGAGGTCCACCTGCACCACGCCGTCTGGCTCGTCGACCTCAAGCCGACGTTCGCCGCGGGCGAGGAGAAGACGAACTTCACCGCGCCGCAGGGCTACGGGTGGCGCTACAGCACCAGGCAGACGTGGATGATCAACCACATGATCCACGACCTGGTCGCCCAGGATCATGAGGTGTACATCACCTACACCTTGTACTTCATCCCGGACACGGCTCCGGAAGCGGCCAACATCCACCAGATCAACACGCAGTGGATGGACGTCGAGGGCGTCAAGCCCTACCCGGTGTTCAACGCGATCAAGGGCTCGGGCACGAACGGCAAGTTCACGTTCCCCGACCAGGCCAAGAACCCGTACCCGGACCGGCCGAACAACCCGCGCAACCAGTGGGTCGTCGACCACGACTCGACGCTCGTCTCGACCGCCGGCCACCTGCACCCGGGCGGCCTCTGGACCGACCTCAACGTGACGCGCAACGGCAAGACCGTCCGGATCTTCCGCTCGCGCGCCAACTACTACGAACCCTCGGGCGCGACGTCGTGGGACGTCGCGATGAGCGCGTCGGCCCCAGGCTGGCGGGTGCACCTGAGGAAGGGCGACATCCTGTCGACCAACGCGACCTACGACACCACCAGGGCGTCGTGGTACGAGGTCATGGGGATCATGGTGACCGGGATCACCACCGACGACGAGGGCGGCGTGGACCCGTTCACGCAGACGGTCGACCAGACCGACTACCTCACGCACGGGCGGTTGAAGGAGAACGAGGACCCCGCGGCCACCCGCAGGGTCAACACGGCCTACAACGACGTCAGCACGATGCGCCAGGGCCCGTTCGCCAGCCGCGTGGTGATCAAGAACTTCACCTACGACCCGGGCGACCTGACCTACCCGGGCAAGCAGGGCCTGCCGCCGTCGGTGAGGCAGGGCACGTCGCTGACGTTCGTCAACGAGGACAACACGGCGACCGTGTTCCACACGATCACCGCGTGCAGGGCCCCGTGCAACAAGGGCTCCGGGATCGGCTTCCCGCTGGCCAACGGCAGGGGCCTGTTCGACTCCGGCGAGCTCGGCTACGGCCCGACGCTGAGCGGCAACGTGCTCGGCGACACCGGTGAGACGATCCCGATCACGCCGGTCATCGACACGCCGACCGCCAAGGTGCACTGCAGGGGCGGCGGCCCGACCGGCCTGGTGACCATCATCACCAACGGCTGCGTCGGCACGGCGACCTGGAGGACGCCGAAGAACCTGTCGCCCGGCACCTACACCTACTTCTGCCGCATCCATCCCTTCATGCGCGGTGCCTTCCGCGTGGTCGGGACGAAGAAGGTGAAGTCCTAG
- a CDS encoding MarR family winged helix-turn-helix transcriptional regulator: MPSKPEPRISYIVGRLDRALSLAVEEHVAEHGLTLPQYTALSVLRLRPGLSNAQLARRTFVRPQSMMQVISKLEAAGLIERTPDANHGRILRTEISARGREVLAACDRSVSAMEKTMLSGLAPEQRDAFRDALLDCVRRLGAGLDDVG, from the coding sequence GTGCCGAGCAAGCCGGAGCCGCGGATCAGCTACATCGTGGGACGACTCGACCGGGCGCTGTCGCTGGCGGTCGAGGAGCACGTCGCCGAGCACGGGCTGACGCTGCCGCAGTACACGGCGCTGTCGGTGCTGCGGCTGCGGCCGGGGTTGAGCAACGCGCAGCTGGCGCGGCGGACGTTCGTGCGGCCGCAGTCGATGATGCAGGTCATCAGCAAGCTGGAGGCCGCGGGGCTGATCGAGCGCACCCCGGACGCCAACCACGGCCGGATCCTGCGGACCGAGATCAGCGCGCGGGGCCGCGAAGTGCTCGCAGCCTGCGACCGCTCGGTGAGCGCGATGGAGAAGACCATGCTCTCGGGCCTGGCGCCCGAGCAGCGCGACGCCTTCCGCGACGCGCTGCTCGACTGCGTCCGGCGCCTCGGCGCCGGGCTCGACGACGTCGGCTGA